A window of the Lolium perenne isolate Kyuss_39 chromosome 7, Kyuss_2.0, whole genome shotgun sequence genome harbors these coding sequences:
- the LOC127315667 gene encoding ACT domain-containing protein ACR8-like: MCRKEKKAQRAEARRAAVLVEAVAALSDHGVCVRKCYISSDDGLRFIGRRATTPAKERRLCVLELVGDDRPGLQSEVFAVLHDLRCGTVDARAWTHGGRVAALVFVREEDTGAPIHEPSRIRRIESRLRHVLRGGARGVRTVLVDAAAVRNLDRRLHQLLNEDVEPGRRAPAEEPASIAAVSCRDRPKLLFTVHQEEVGH; the protein is encoded by the exons ATGTGCAG aaaagaaaagaaagcgCAGCGTGCGGAAGCACGACGTGCTGCAGTgctggtggaggcggtggccgcGCTCTCCGACCACGGCGTCTGCGTCCGGAAGTGCTACATCTCCTCCGACGATGGCCTCAGGTTCATTGGAC GGCGTGCGACAACGCCGGCCAAGGAGAGGAGGCTCTGCGTGCTTGAGCTCGTCGGCGACGACCGCCCGGGACTCCAATCCGAGGTGTTCGCCGTGCTGCACGACCTGCGCTGCGGCACCGTCGATGCCAGGGCGTGGACACACGGCGGTCGCGTCGCCGCGCTGGTCTTCGTTCGCGAAGAGGACACTGGCGCGCCCATCCACGAGCCATCCCGGATCAGGCGCATCGAGTCCCGCCTCCGGCACGTCCTCCGCGGCGGTGCGCGCGGCGTCAGGACGGTCCTGGTTGACGCGGCGGCGGTGCGCAACCTGGACCGGCGGCTCCACCAGCTGCTTAACGAGGACGTGGAGCCCGGCAGGCGCGCTCCCGCGGAGGAGCCTGCGTCGATAGCGGCCGTGAGCTGCCGTGACCGGCCGAAGCTGCTGTTCACGGTTCACCAAGAGGAGGTGGGGCATTAG